The nucleotide sequence CAGGGCATATTCTTCCTGCCAATGATTAAGCCAAAATTCTTCATTTTTCATTTCCGGGGGAAAATCCAATACAAATTCTGCACCTTTCAGACGCAGCTTAAAATACCATCCCAGGAGAATACCAAGCAGTGTTTTTTGGCCAATCTTGTAAATATCTTGCTGCGGCCGGATCTCCACTAAGACTTCATCAATATAAGCCAACGCTTTGTCAGGCATATTAAGCTGCAAATACCCTTTGATGACCTGAAAATAATTCAGAAAGTCATGCCGAAGGATCTGGAAATTATCCAACTGCTCATAAAGGATCTTTTTATCAAGATTGACCATTTTTCTTCTCCTCACCAAAGATAATCACCAATAAAACATACCCCCGGGTTAACCCAGGGGTATGAAGTGTAATCTGTTATTGGGCTTGAGTAATCCCGTTTTCCGCATAAATACTTACCTGCTTGCGGAATTTATCTCTGCGTTCGAACTTTACGTAACCATCTGTGAGCGCAAACAGCGTATCATCTTTGCCGATGCCGCAGTTTTTGCCAGGATGGAGTTTGGTTCCGCGTTGGCGAACAAGAATATTTCCTGCCAAAACGTACTGTCCGTCAGAGCGTTTGACTCCGAGTCTTTGCGCATTACTGTCTCTGCCGTTTCGTGTACTTCCTACACCTTTCTTGTGAGCCATGAAGATCACCTCCTAAAAAGAACATGCTGATCGTATTCTAACTTCAATCATTAAGCATTGATTGTTTCAATTGAAAGCTTCGTGTAAGGCTGACGATGGCCTTTTTTAACACGAACGTGTTTTTTGGGTTTATAACGGAACGCAATGACTTTGTCGCCTTTACCCTGTTCCAGAACTTTTGCGACAACTGTCACGCCGTCAACAACTGGAGCTCCAATCGTTACATTGCCATCTTTTTCAACAAGCAGTACCCGATTTAGGTCGAGAACCTGGCCGACAGCTGCATCAAGTTTTTCAACATTGACGATATCGCCTTCCTGAACTCTGTACTGTTTGCCTCCTGTTTCGATAATTACATACATCTTTCTACACCTCCCAGACCCAGACTCGCCTGTGTAGGTCGGTCCGCTGCCGCTTAAACGGCAAGAAACCAGTTCATACCTAATTAGTGCGGTTGTGGTGAGAAGTCACCACGTTCTAATATTTTAGCATTTTTCCTTATATTCGTCAATCAGTTAATCCCACAGTTCAATTCATTCTTCTCTCGTGCCAGCCTTTTCCGCCACATTCCCGACATTTTTCGGTGTTCCTAGCAGCTAAGGTCTGACCTTCTTTTTTGCGTGTTACCTCAACGAGCCCCAACCTGGTGAGGCCCACTACTTTACATTTGACCTTATCCTGTTTAAAAGACTTTTCCAGCACATTCAGCAGCTGATCCCAATCCTCGTTTCGTTCCATGTCAATAAAATCGATGATAATAATCCCACTAAGGTTCCTAAGTCTTATCTGTCTGGATATTTCTAAAGCAGCTTCCATATTTAGACTCAGCAGGGTATGCTGCAGGGAGCTTTCTCCAGTGTATTTTCCGGAGTTAACATCGATGGCGGTCAGGGCTTCGGTCTGTTCAATCACCAGATATCCTCCGCTTTCGAGCGAGACCTTGGGTTTTAATGCTTTTAGGATTTCATCACCGATATGATAGCGTTCAAATAAATTCCCTTTAAAATCAGTCCATATTTTCCCGGAAACCGAGCATCTGACTTCCCGGAGCCTTGTCCGGAGCAGCTCAGCCATCTCCCCGTCATCTGTAATAACCCTCGTTACCTCTTCGTCGATCGTTTCCCTTAAAAGACGAGACAACGGGTCGCTGCTGCTGTAGATCAGCCCTTTACCAGACTTGCTCTTGATTCTTTCCGTTAACGTCTGATTGGTTTCCAAAATCTTTTCAATATCATCAGCCAGTTCTTTTTCCGAGACGCCTTCAGCCATCGTCCGGATAATCAGACCAGCATTCTCAATGGTGATATTCTGGACAAGCTGTTTAAGACGTTCTCTTTCTATTTCATCCGTTATTTTACGTGAAATCCCCAAATATCCGCGATTTCCGGGCAAGAGTACCACAAAACGCCTAGGCAATGAAAGATTGGTCGTAACTCTGGCTCCTTTATTGCCGACAGGTTCCCGGGTGACCTGAACAATCACCTCCTGGCCCTCTTTTAAGAGGTTTTC is from Dehalobacter sp. 12DCB1 and encodes:
- a CDS encoding Rne/Rng family ribonuclease; this translates as MKEIVITTEDHRMRAAVLEEGRLAEVLDDSGRESRLAGNIYKGKVCNVVAGMQAAFIDIGLEKNAFLYAGDIVNPEYVQVQNVPGLLVPPIENLLKEGQEVIVQVTREPVGNKGARVTTNLSLPRRFVVLLPGNRGYLGISRKITDEIERERLKQLVQNITIENAGLIIRTMAEGVSEKELADDIEKILETNQTLTERIKSKSGKGLIYSSSDPLSRLLRETIDEEVTRVITDDGEMAELLRTRLREVRCSVSGKIWTDFKGNLFERYHIGDEILKALKPKVSLESGGYLVIEQTEALTAIDVNSGKYTGESSLQHTLLSLNMEAALEISRQIRLRNLSGIIIIDFIDMERNEDWDQLLNVLEKSFKQDKVKCKVVGLTRLGLVEVTRKKEGQTLAARNTEKCRECGGKGWHERRMN
- the rplU gene encoding 50S ribosomal protein L21, with product MYVIIETGGKQYRVQEGDIVNVEKLDAAVGQVLDLNRVLLVEKDGNVTIGAPVVDGVTVVAKVLEQGKGDKVIAFRYKPKKHVRVKKGHRQPYTKLSIETINA
- the rpmA gene encoding 50S ribosomal protein L27, whose protein sequence is MAHKKGVGSTRNGRDSNAQRLGVKRSDGQYVLAGNILVRQRGTKLHPGKNCGIGKDDTLFALTDGYVKFERRDKFRKQVSIYAENGITQAQ
- a CDS encoding Spo0B domain-containing protein; this translates as MVNLDKKILYEQLDNFQILRHDFLNYFQVIKGYLQLNMPDKALAYIDEVLVEIRPQQDIYKIGQKTLLGILLGWYFKLRLKGAEFVLDFPPEMKNEEFWLNHWQEEYALSFSGYTKDCLDLFVQGDQDVETLTAKIQFGVISGGFSCEFRLYKEDNLLEMNVYSTVYQKV